TTCTTGCACCCCACGGTCATAAGCATAGCACAACTCCGCCCAAAGTGTACGCCCGCTCTTCATCCGATGATTCCAGGGAACATGGTGGAACCAAAGAAGCAGATTTTCGGGACAGGTATCTACATTATCCAGTTGTTCGCATAAAGGAGAGTGATATTGTGCGGTCGCATTGCTCCCTTTGCTGCTGCGGTCGAATCCGATACCGCCGTCATCTGCCCTATGGTAATAAGAAGGCATCCAGTCGGGACGGGCACCGGGAATATCACACCAAGGCTCGGGCCCGTAATGATGTCCCCATGCAAAGATGTGATGCAGTCCTAACGGCATCATATAATCTACTACGGCTTCCCTCGACTCTTGGAGAAGTTGAGAGTTGAGAAGGGAGAGTTGAGAGTGAAGTTGTTGTCTTTCCTTTTGAGATATTTCATTGACGGAGTTGCGGGATGGTTGTCCGGCAATAGGAAGGAAGGTTTGTTTCAGCCATTCTTCGCCTATCTCTTCGGATGAAAGGGAATGTTTCCATGCAAGACGCCCGAAGGCATACCAGTTGGCTTGCGCAAAAGGATGCCCGCACCAGTTTATATCGTCGCCGATGTTGGTTACTCCGGCAATGGCGGTCAGCGGATGAGCAAACAGGGAGCCGTCCGTCACACGGGCGATGGTAGAGCCTGCGCCTTGTACGTAGGTGTCGCTGTCCAGACATTCCTTCCACATGGGAGCGAGAAAAGCGAGGTGGTTGGAGAATCCCAGATATTCCTGTGTTATCTGAAATTCCGGCATCACGGGTGTTTTCTTCATGGCTCCGAATAATGCGCTGAACGGTTCGCGGGGTTGGAAGTCAATCGGGCCGTTCTTTATCTGCACAATCACATTGTCGCGGAACTTGCCGTCCAAAGGTTCAAATTCAAGATAGGCTTGTTTGGCCCGGTCGCTGTCCGTAGGCGAGTAAACGAAAGCACGCCACATGACGATGCCGCGATAAGGTTTCAACACATCGGCAAGCATGTTCGCTCCTTCGGCATGGGTACGTCCGTAATCACACGGCCCGGGTTGTCCTTCGGAGTTCGCTTTCACCAGGAATCCGCCGAAATCGGGAATCAGGGAATAAACCTCTTTCGTTTTCTTCTTCCACCAGGCAATGACTTCTTTATTCAATGGGTCGGAAGTAGGCAAACCGCCCAAGGCTGCCGGAGAAGAGAAATTAATGGAAAGATATACTTTCAAGCCGTAAGGACGAAATATATCCGCCAGTACTTTTACTTTTTGCAGATACTCATCGGAAAGAATCTTGGGACTCGCGTTGACGTTGTTCAATACGGTTGCGTTGATACCGATAGAAGCATTGGCACGGGCGTAGGCTTCGTAACGGGGAGAGACAACGGCAGGAAGCTCTTCCCACTTCCAAAGTGAATGTCCGGCATAGCCACGTTCGATAGTGCCGTCCAGATTATCCCAATGGTTCAGGATACGAATCCGGTAATCCGGTTTTTCTGAGATATTCAGTACCCTCAATTTTGAGTCCGAGTTTGTTGCGCTAGAATTCGATTCCGAAAGCTGTTCCGCAGCCTGCAAGCGGAGTAAGTGGTAAGCTCCATAAAGCACACCTTGTTCACCGGAAGAGGCAATGGTGATTTGCTTGCCGTCGGCAGAAGTACGGATGGTATATCCTTCGTTTCCAAGTGCACGCAACTCTTTTGTTGCGTTTACTTCCAAAGTCACAGGAAGACCGCCTTTCCAATATTTCTGTAATTCGGAAACGGCAATGTTTAATGTCGGCGATTGCTTCCTGCAATTAATTTCCGCCTTCGTACCTGTCGCATAGCGGAGCCACAGGGCACTTCCATCTTCCGCGCGGGACGAAAGACAGAAGGACAAGATGAATGTTAATATAGATATTATTCTCATAAGTATAAGTTCATAGTTTGTTTCATCAATGGAAACTTAATAGATAAAAGGGGAATTTTCAGGCACGGATTACGCAGATTTCACGGTTTCTAGAAATATGATTGCAAAAGCAACAGCGTAATCCGTGTAATCCGTGCCTAAATTAAAATTATCATTTATCTATTCCTTCAATAGTGATAATCCGCCCGTCCGCATCATATTGGAGTTCGCAGACTTTCAGGCTACGAAGCCATGTCTTCCCTTCGGACGGCACACAGTCGTGATGGAACAAGTACCATTTGCCTTTGAATTCCACAATGGCATGATGGGTAGTCCACCCTACCACTGGAGTAAGGATAACGCCTTGATAGGTAAACGGCCCGTAAGGATTGTCACCAATCGCATAACAAAGCAGATGGGTATCTCCCGTAGAATAAGAGAAGTAGTATTTGCCATTATATTTATGTACCCAGGAAGCCTCAAAGAAACGACGGTCGGTATCTCCTGCCGTCAACGGCTTGCCGTTCTCGTCCAAAATTATCACCGGACGGGGTTCTTCCGCAAATTCCATCATGTCCTCGCTCAAACGGGCTACGCGAGCCGGCAATGCATCTTCCTCTCCTTCCGGCAAAATAGCCGATTCCAACGCCTTATTATTCCGGTAACGTTGAAGTTGCCCGCCCCACAGACCGCCAAAATACATATAGAAAGTCCCGTTGCCATCATCCAACACGGCAGGGTCGATACTATAACTTCCCTTCATCGGATTGGCTTCCGGCACAAAAGGCCCGTATGGTTTATCGCTGACAGCCACTCCGATACGGAATATGTCATTCTGGTCTTTCAACGGGAAATACATATAATACTTACCGTTCTTGAAAGCGACATCGCAATCCCAAAGTTGCCGTCCCGCCCAGGGAATATCTTCCGTAGACAGTACGACCCCGTGGTCGATAATCTCACCGTTCATCACATCATCCGTAGAATAGACGTGATAGTCTTTCATATTGAAATGATCCCCGTTATCATTTTCGGCAATCCCGCTTTCCCAGTCGTGAGAGGGATAAATGTAGAGTTTGCCATCAAATACATGTACGGCAGGATCAGCCATATAATCATTGGGAACTAAATATCTTTTTTCTGTTTTCATGGTTCTATTCTTTTTAAAGTTATTATTATCGCCCGGACAAACGATTCATTTCCGCGCAGCTTCTTTGATAATCAGGTCGACTATCGGTTTCGGCTGATAGTTACGGTCGAAAAGCAACGGATAATCCGTGCGTCCATTCATCGGCCAGTCGTTACGCCAGGAGTTGTGGTCGGCCACTCCCCAAAGAGTAACCCGGGTTATTATATCCTGATGTTTCAGGAAAAGACGGAAAAAGTCATTCATTCGTGCCGTCCATGCTTTTGCCACTTCTGCAGGCAGTTCCTTCGGATAGGGATTCATCTCTTTATTATATTCGAAAGAAGCGGAGACTTCCGCACCGACATTGGGATTCGGTGAGGGAATAACTGTCAGATCCAGTTCCGTTATCATCACCTTCACGCCTGTTTCGGCAAAAGCAAGCATGCTCTTTTCAAATTCACTGATTTTCGGATAATCCATGCCGACATGTCCCTGCATACCTATGGCATCAATGCGGATACCCCGTTTTTTCAGGTCTTTCACCAATTTCACGACAGCCGCCCTTCTTCCCGGAAGAGCCATCGAATAGTCGTTGTAGTATAATTCGGCGTTCGGGTCGGCTTCGTGTGCATACTGGAAAGCCAGAGGAATATACTCTTCTCCCAAAATCTCATAAAATTTAGTCTTGCGATACTCTCCGTTGTCTTCAAATGCTTCATTCACAACGTCCCAGCCTTTGAGACGACCTTTGTAGCGTTTCACGACGGTAGTGATATGGTCTTTCATCCGCTTCTTTAAGATTTCGGGAGAGACATTCTTTCCGTCCTTGTCTACACAGAACCAACGCGAAAGTTGCGTATGCCATATCAACGTATGTCCCGTAACCGTCTGGTTGTTTTTCTCACCGAATGTTACAAATTCATCCGCCTGCGTAAAGTTATAACGGTTCTCTTCGGGATGTATCTCCTGGCTTTTCATACAGTTCTCCGCTACAATGGCACTAAATTGTTTCCGTATCACCTCTGCCCCTGCTTTATCCTTACCGGATGCCTGCTGTGTATTAACTGCCGTCCCTATCAGGAATTTATCTTTCAAAGCCTCTTTCAAGGTGTTTTTCTCTTGCGCCAAGGCTATTGAAGAGCCTGTCATCAAGACCGCCATAGCCAAAAGGGAAGTTACAGTTGTTTTTGTCGAAATCTTCATATAGTCTCTAATCTATTAATTAATAATCAATTATTTTCCAGTCTTCGTTTTGCCAGGTCTGCCTGAATATGCTCGTTCAATCTCTTTGAAATCGGATAGAAGAACAGGGCAATCACTCCGATAAAGAATGTAATAGCAGGAATCACGCTCGATGTCAGGCGGATACCCAGAATTGCACTCTCCGTCTGCGTCACATTGGATATGAAACCGAATGAATCGACAATCGCGCCGCAGATAGCTCCGCCGATACCCAGTCCCGCCTTCAAGGCAAAGACCACTCCTGCAAAGACAAAACCCGTAGCACGACGATGGTTCACCCACTCGGAATGATCCGCCACGTCACCCATCATCGCCCAAAGCAACGGGATAGTAGGCGCATAAGCCAGACTCTTCAAACAGTTTATGGTGAATATCGTGCCAATGCTTGTCGGTTCTACCACGAAAAACAAAGCTGTAAACAATGCGGTCAGCGCCAGACAAATCAAGAACACATTCCGCTTGCCAAAGATATTGGAAAGATAGCCGGAAAGCAAAATTACGCCCGCTAAAGTGATAATCTGACCTATCATATTGAACAAACTGAAACCTACGGCAAATACATTGCTATGGTCGGGCTGCGCTATCAAGCCGAAAGCATCCAGAAAAGTATGCCACATGCCATACGTCTCTCCTTCTACCCGCACGAGTCCGAAGTTCTGCAGGAAGTCGAAAAGGGCAGTCTTGTCTACGAAGTAATTAAAATAGTAGGACATACTGCTGCCCCACATGGCTAATGTCGTAAACAGGAATAGAGTCAGGACAAACATGGACTTCCAGGGACGGCTACTTATGATATCTACAAAATCCTGCTTTACAGAATTCTTCTGTCCC
The DNA window shown above is from Bacteroides faecium and carries:
- a CDS encoding endo-1,4-beta-xylanase, coding for MAVLMTGSSIALAQEKNTLKEALKDKFLIGTAVNTQQASGKDKAGAEVIRKQFSAIVAENCMKSQEIHPEENRYNFTQADEFVTFGEKNNQTVTGHTLIWHTQLSRWFCVDKDGKNVSPEILKKRMKDHITTVVKRYKGRLKGWDVVNEAFEDNGEYRKTKFYEILGEEYIPLAFQYAHEADPNAELYYNDYSMALPGRRAAVVKLVKDLKKRGIRIDAIGMQGHVGMDYPKISEFEKSMLAFAETGVKVMITELDLTVIPSPNPNVGAEVSASFEYNKEMNPYPKELPAEVAKAWTARMNDFFRLFLKHQDIITRVTLWGVADHNSWRNDWPMNGRTDYPLLFDRNYQPKPIVDLIIKEAARK
- a CDS encoding alpha-glucuronidase family glycosyl hydrolase, yielding MRIISILTFILSFCLSSRAEDGSALWLRYATGTKAEINCRKQSPTLNIAVSELQKYWKGGLPVTLEVNATKELRALGNEGYTIRTSADGKQITIASSGEQGVLYGAYHLLRLQAAEQLSESNSSATNSDSKLRVLNISEKPDYRIRILNHWDNLDGTIERGYAGHSLWKWEELPAVVSPRYEAYARANASIGINATVLNNVNASPKILSDEYLQKVKVLADIFRPYGLKVYLSINFSSPAALGGLPTSDPLNKEVIAWWKKKTKEVYSLIPDFGGFLVKANSEGQPGPCDYGRTHAEGANMLADVLKPYRGIVMWRAFVYSPTDSDRAKQAYLEFEPLDGKFRDNVIVQIKNGPIDFQPREPFSALFGAMKKTPVMPEFQITQEYLGFSNHLAFLAPMWKECLDSDTYVQGAGSTIARVTDGSLFAHPLTAIAGVTNIGDDINWCGHPFAQANWYAFGRLAWKHSLSSEEIGEEWLKQTFLPIAGQPSRNSVNEISQKERQQLHSQLSLLNSQLLQESREAVVDYMMPLGLHHIFAWGHHYGPEPWCDIPGARPDWMPSYYHRADDGGIGFDRSSKGSNATAQYHSPLCEQLDNVDTCPENLLLWFHHVPWNHRMKSGRTLWAELCYAYDRGVQETRNFQKLWAPMEKYIDPERFRDVQHRLKIQTRDAVWWKDACLLYFQQFSKQPIPYELERPVHELKDMMEYKLNITNFECPPYGFTR
- a CDS encoding MFS transporter yields the protein MKTQTQKVSMAEKIGYSLGDGSANLIFQMMMMFQLFFYTDVFGIKATAAGMILLVARIFDAFVDPVVGILSDRTNTRWGKYRPWLLWTAIPFAVFFILAFTTPDLSERGKILYAGITYTLLMSIYSFNNTPYSSLGGVMTSDIKERTSISSVRFVTATIATFVVQGLTLPLVSKFGQGDDQRGWFLTITLFAVIGVVLLVITFFSTKERITPPVGQKNSVKQDFVDIISSRPWKSMFVLTLFLFTTLAMWGSSMSYYFNYFVDKTALFDFLQNFGLVRVEGETYGMWHTFLDAFGLIAQPDHSNVFAVGFSLFNMIGQIITLAGVILLSGYLSNIFGKRNVFLICLALTALFTALFFVVEPTSIGTIFTINCLKSLAYAPTIPLLWAMMGDVADHSEWVNHRRATGFVFAGVVFALKAGLGIGGAICGAIVDSFGFISNVTQTESAILGIRLTSSVIPAITFFIGVIALFFYPISKRLNEHIQADLAKRRLENN
- a CDS encoding glycoside hydrolase family 43 protein, with the protein product MKTEKRYLVPNDYMADPAVHVFDGKLYIYPSHDWESGIAENDNGDHFNMKDYHVYSTDDVMNGEIIDHGVVLSTEDIPWAGRQLWDCDVAFKNGKYYMYFPLKDQNDIFRIGVAVSDKPYGPFVPEANPMKGSYSIDPAVLDDGNGTFYMYFGGLWGGQLQRYRNNKALESAILPEGEEDALPARVARLSEDMMEFAEEPRPVIILDENGKPLTAGDTDRRFFEASWVHKYNGKYYFSYSTGDTHLLCYAIGDNPYGPFTYQGVILTPVVGWTTHHAIVEFKGKWYLFHHDCVPSEGKTWLRSLKVCELQYDADGRIITIEGIDK